The genomic window gaataataataataatgaggttGTGCATTCTTTCATTCCACATTTTCATCATCTGTGGTCAATAATTTCCTCATAAACGCTTGAATGAACAGTGACACTAAAACCAAAGCTAgtgaaatccaatccaactttatttgtaaagcactttaaaacaatcaCAGTGGAgcgaagtgctgtacagaagaataaatacaaccaaaataacagaataaaaatacaagaattgattaaaaaaaaaaaaaaaaaaaaaacataaaaagttgtacaatttaaaaacaacaaaaaaataaaaaacaataaactagtaccaaataaaacaacagaataaaaaaaataccttcaaacatctcacacggtttcaaaagccaagaagaaaagatgggttttaagaagggatttaaaaacaggcagagagATCAAATTAAAAGTGAAGATGTGATTTATATCCTCATAAAACCATTAAAAGTCAACCTGAAACATTAAATTAAAGTGCTTCAAACTGATTAAAGCTGCagtcggcaaaaaaaaaaaaagggctatgTAATAATGACATCATCTCTGTCCGATCACAGACTGTATTTAACAATAAATACAGTCATCTGTTTTGTGCCACTTTGGAACAAAGAAGCTAAAATATCCCAGTTAATAGAGCTGCGATGTTCCTTTACTGATTGGTCATTACAGATGTCAACCTTCCACCCGTTTCCGCACGAAcagctgtgattggctgacaTCTCAAAGTTAAGTTTCCTCCCTGAATCCTTGAATTGCAAAAtgacaaaagctttttttttttttgaccaaatGATGCTAAAAATGTCACCTACTTAGCTCTTAACCCTTAAATGTATGAGTGTCTGGACCCTACGCTCTTCCATAAATGGCTCAAAAATGTTAAAATCTGTGTTTTTATACCATGTTTGTCATTTTCTCGTGTTAAAAACGTCCTCCCACATCCACAAAAGAATGGCTTCATGTCtgaaatatttgttatttttcattaaaaaaaaaatttcaaaatgttatactgtatacagtatataatatacagtataggCCCCGTATTTAACAGTAATAGAACAgtgtgagtcctttggttttgctgttgCATGAATCAAAGTTTCAGATGTAATTCCACTGTAAATGAATGGAGctcattttgacccacctatgggAGCTATgggtagtaatacaaaaactacaattttataaaatctataaaaggtaagttaaaaatttaaatggcatgatgtcaatagcatgtttttttgtggaatatgtggaatatgaaataataacaactttttATTATCGGAAGAAAACAACTTCACTGtgtcattttgacccacttcaACATCTAAGGGTTAAGGTtcctcaactcaactcaactctatttataaagcactttaaagctGTGTACgacgttcatcaccaatttttcatcaagtctgtataacctgagtgatagcctaggTATCACAAATCCGCACCTGAATCACTCTCCTCACGATGAACAACttggaagtgtactccatcacaaacagTCTATTTGTTTACATTCCAAACCGAAACCTAAATGAAACCATCACTTGGGTTTTTTCAGCATTTCCACGCAGCCGCTGTAGAAAGAGGCAATAAAgtcgtttctgtgtttgtttccaCTGTGGCTGCATGGAAATGTCGAAAAAACCAGAGTGACGGTTTTgttggggttttacagatttgatgaaaaactggtggtAAGCGTCATACacaactttaaaaacaacacaaagtgctttacacagATACagaagcgcagacctccaccaaggcattttaatcatttgttcctagtgccagtaacatttcctgaaaatttcatcaaaatccttccttaacttttggagttatcttgctaacagacaaacaaacaggtaGGAGGTTACAATAAAAGTattatacattaaccctttcatgcatgaattatgagaaccttagttgagtgttttttcctgagtgtttttattcctctttagccatgaaaaaaaacaatgcgattgacatttttttatgaacccatttttcatagagttacaaaaatgtccactcagctggacaccaatgtttgaagcaaaaaaacatgtatttaaaacccatcatcagaaagtgataaactgtgtgaaaactatgaaataaaaacatttttcatgcagctaatctgatgttttctcacattttaacatactctaatgctagttattactaacttcatgcagacaacatgcaaaaaaaaaacctctttttggttaagaaaactgttgatcacagtctaataacaattagcaattgatttaacacgttactgcaggtttatcaacctgatctgcaaagttacaataatggtatgaattacaatgcaTTATGGGGTGAttcataagcgtccactgtgtcggctgatgtggaactaaaacaacaaaacccatgaatacataagacaagagctggagaataactgtccactgtagtgaccagtatgcatgaaagggttaaaaccaaaaaaaaaacaacctctcaGACTGAGTTAAAACATACTTTTTCTCTTTAGGTTTTCAGAGAGCATTTAAAAACATAGCTCTAGTCTGTTCCTGTATCTTCTCTGTTGCTAATGATGATGTGTTGGTTCCATTTCAGAGCCAGGCCCGACTTAACAATGGGCCCCATACCCTTGTGCGTCCTGGTCCTGATGACGGCGTTGGCTGTGGCAGCGGCGGTGGACAACGCGGCTGATGACGAGTACACCTGGCCGCAGTGGAAGGTTCCTCTGGTGCGGAAAAGGCGCACGGTGCTGCTGAGCTCCCCCGACTTCTCCGCCCCACCCCAGCAGGAGCTAAGCGGCACCTGCGGGATCGAATGCCAGCGCCGCCTCCCCGCCCCCTCCCTGGACGACGTGGAGGAGTTTCTGTCTTATGAGACGGTTTATGAGAACGGCACGCGTACCTTCACCTCCGTCTCGGTTCAGGGTCTTAATGAGGTGGTGTCCTGGTCTAGAAACACCACCTCTCCTTCTCGTCAGAAGAGGGAGGTGTACGGCACTGACACCCGCTTCACCATCTCCGATAAGCAGTACTCCACCAAGTACCCCTTCTCCACCTCGGTGAAGATCTCCACTGGGTGTTCCGGAGTTCTGGTGTCGCCCAAACATGTGCTGACGGCCGCTCACTGCATCCACGACGGGAAGGATTATCTAGACGGAGCGCAGAAGCTACGAGTTGGAATTCTGAAAGAAAAATCCAGACGAGGGAAAGGAGGCAAAGGGCGAGGAGGGCGAGGAAAAGGCCGGAGGAGGAAGGGGGAAAAACCTCAAGAGGAAGCGCCCGAACAGGAGGAGAACAACGGGAAAGGGGAGCGGAAAGGGAAAGGGAAAGGCAGGAAGAGCCGGAGTCGACGCAGCACCGAGGTGGAGAAACCGTCCTTCAGGTGGACCCGGGTCAAGAAGACCCAGGTGCCCAAAGGTTGGTTCAAAGGCGTGTCCGAGGGCCTGGCTGCGGATTACGACTACGCCGTCCTGGAGCTGAAGAAAGCCCCGAAGGTCAAGCACATGGACCTCGGCGTCATCCCGTCGATCAAGAAACTTCCCGCCGGGAGGATCCACTTCTCCGGCTTTGACGACGACCGGCCCGGGAACCTGGTTTACCGCTTCTGCTCCGTGTCCGAGGAGTCCAACGACCTGCTCTACCAGTACTGCGACGCCAAACCGGGCTCCAGCGGCTCCGGCGTCTACATCCGCCTCAAAGAACCCGGCAAAAAGAAGTGGAAGAGGAAGATCATCGGGATCTTCTCGGGTCACCAGTGGGTAGACGTGACCGGGGATGGGATGCAGCAGGATTACAACGTAGCAGTGAGGATAACGCCGCTCAAATACGCCCAGATCTGCAACTGGGTTCACGGGGACTCCAGCGAGTGCCAAGTAGCCTAAAACCACACCGGACCCCCCTACCGCCCCCCAAGCCCATTCGTCCACTTCCCACTTCTCTTTGACACCAACCAGGGGCCCGTCGACTGCCTCCTTTTCACGCCTTCCTGTCCGACCCTGAACCCCCCATCGGCTCCTGCTACACTGATCTAAACCCACAAAGACTCGGTGTCGACACATTTCTGTCGTCGACACATCCAGAGAACTGTGGCTCTGCAGCTTTTCTAatttatttgctaaaaaaaaaaaaaaaacatcgaaAAATATGTAATGTATGTATTTACAGATCAGTCAGATCCTCATCGTGTCCTATTTAGacattttttatttgacttttggACAAAATTTTGACAAGTGCGtatattcagatcttttttttaatgtgagaAAAGCCTTGGTACATTTGTGTTATATAACATTAAGGCTTCTATAGCAAATTTAACATATTTCAGGTGTTTTGCACCACTGTAAAAAGAACGAACCAGTATTGGATTTGACAAAAGACCCAGAAAAAGTCAATGTAACTTGTGTTTTATGAGCTATACAGAGAAAGCATTAACTGGTGTTTTGCATTGTGTATATCTAGAACATTGAGGTTTTTTTACAACTACCTTTTAAAATAAGAGTATTGTTTCCTGTTTTACTAGAGAAAGGCTCCTCTCGGATCCTAAATAGatgttttacccttttttttttctctctgttcttgcAACGCAGTGAAATGTGGTTTCATTGTTGTGCACATAATTATATCGGTGCTTTTCCAGAAAACGTGGTGCTAATTTATGGaattgtaaacttttttttttttttttttttttaacaggggtGGGAAATTTCTCGGAATATATTTTGAAAGCCTTGTACTGTAACTGTTAATGTGAGGCTACATATGGGACTGAACCATTCTGCAGTTTTACTTGAGCTGTTTAGATTCGTCTACGAAAAAAAGTCACattgttcattcattttaatcTGGATTGTGATATTTTTTACCTTTTCGTGTTGCTAATATTTCTCAATTTGATGGAAAATACATGAAATTCTTGATGCAGATTGAGAACAACCAACCATTAAACCAAGATTACTACTTGTGTGGGTGTTTGTGATAAAAACAAAATCTGTTTTACTTTATTAAAAGTGGGGTTTGGGAGGTGGAACAGATAAGTAATGGAATCAGATACTCAAAGGGTCATTAAATATGAATTTGTTTGGCCCCAAATTAAACTATTTTCGGGTCATTTGTGCATTTAATACTGCATTCTGAGGTGTTTAACAGTGGATGACATTACAAACTGTAATGCACAAGGTCCATGTCTGAACTTTTCTGCATTTTTACCTCATTGTTTTGGTTTGACTTGACTATAAATTTACTCATTTGGCTCGTCtctctttattttacattaacaGGAAGCTTGTTTTAGaggaaaactgacataaaaactgATTTAtaactgatttatttttattttttagacatTTTCAAAGACGCCAAATACTCCTGTGCAGAAATTTGCTTTTGTTCACTAACAGCTGTAAAAGTTGATAAAATTCCAGCTTGATGCACATCTTCTGAACATGCTCCAAATAATTGTGTAGGTTTATATgtagttcagttagttttgagTCCATTATTTTCGTATAATTTGATAATATGACTTTATTCAGGAAGAATCACCATGAAAAGGAGTACAAGCTTTGGTCACGATgtggattaatctgattaaaatgacCTGAATGGAATTTCTTTAACTTTTAAACAACTACAAATATTTTTCTAGCAATTTTCCCCTCCACAAGAGATTTATCAGCATTTTATCCTCAGCATGTtggatttttcactgaaaatcaggtattttcctatatttaattcatggaTCAGACATTCATAAAAGCTTAATCATatcacaaaaaagaaaactgaagaaaaagtgactatttcagcaaaatatgtcattaattgggtttattgttgaatcagtgttgcagtagatgacagtgtttccacatttacttttgtggtgacttccaaatgaactctttctccacatttaaccttttctaagctTTTTATCAcctattattttatcattatcatttccATTTTTCACCGaaactcaggtattttcttatatttaattaactgataatGTATGTGCTCCTTAGTAAACTCAAAGGTGAGtcaatcaaaacaaacaaaactgaagaagtgtttttttttcaacaaaacatataattaacaagtgtgtccatccactgtcattgatccaactccattggttttactggcgaatcaatgctgtagaagaggatggtgtttccacggtaactacagagcctctgaacgtccaaatgggtcatatctgatgaccatgaaaagatgaagaactgtattttacaccaattatttaaaagtattgatcagattagtggatcagcaggtattagacatgttagatcagtggatgtttttggtctctggtggatgtttgggtctttatgggttaaagcataaTAAACAAAAACTGTAAATAAGATATATAACGGTAACATGAACCCAAGTTTGATGACGATTCACACATAGAAACGGGAATTAGTTTTTAATCATAAATAAAGCTGATTATTGTGAGCCAAGTAATCAATTGTTTTTATAGGATCCTGCACCATAAACCATCtacatattatttatttaacctttaaagacctcaGACTATTTTTGTGGGGACTTCCATATATGTTTGTTCTCCGCATTCAacattttctaagtgatttatctacATGTATTATAGTACTATTCTctggatttttcagtgaaaatcagtttttttcctatatttaatttactgatcgtgtagatgttcattaaaaaaaaaaaaaacacagaaaaaacacacagaggCTTTATTATTGACTTTAAGGCGTAAATAGATTtgaacatcatctgcaaaacaaTGAAATTGGATGTTGTGATTTCTAAAAATGGAACCCAGGGACAGCACATgcaaagaaaacaggatccagaatagaaccctgaggcaccccaaagccttcaaattcaactgtGTTAACTggtgcaaactgtattttaagcaaatgttttaaatgtagtgatcagattaatggatcaacaggtattagacatgttcaatcagtggatgtttttagtcactggtggatgtttgggtctttatgggttaaagcataacaaataaaaactgtaaatcaGATATAGAACGATAAAATGAACCCACGTTTGATGAGGATTCACACATAGAAACTAGAATTAACTTCAAAttataaataaagctggttaTCATGAACTCACTAATCAATTGTTTTTATAGGAACCTGCACCATAAACCatctaaatattatttatttaatctttaaagacctagaactatttttgtggggactttcatatatgttttttctccccattcaacatttttgattttatcaccatgtattatagtACAATTCTctggatttttcagtgaaaatcagggtttttcctatatttattttactgatcatgtacatgttcgttaaagctcagagtagaaaaacagaacaaacacggAGAGGCTTTATCATTGACTTTAAGGGGTAAGTAGATTtgaacatcatctgcaaaacaaTGAAATTGGATGTTGTGATTTCTAAAAATGGAACCCAGGggcagcatatacaaagaaaacaggatccagaatagaaccTTGAGGTACGCCAAAGCCTCCAATTTCAACTGTATTAATTGgtgtaaactgtattttacacacatttttttacatttattgatcggattagtagatcagcaggtattagacatgttaaatcagtggttgtttttggtcaccggtggatttttgagtctttgagggttaatcacTGATGTTTTGTGAGAATGAAGACAAAGCACTTCAGTAGAATTTCAATCCGTCATTGATTTATTGCATCTCAAAGGTCTTACATGCACAGGGGACAGGGCCATtgtaattaaaataaatttacaactaaagaaaaatacaattttaattcTTGTAAAATGTTCATAATATCCTACCATTTTCTCTGAATCACGTTGGATTCTCACAACCAGCCACTGAAATGTCAACACACAAATTACGCTTCataactcagtgtttttttttttttagacacagGACGGAGATGTTGGAAATCTGTCCAAAAAGTCGCGTCGACACTAACAACATACTGATTTCACGGCGGGAACGTAACAATGCTTTTAGCTAAGTACATTTACAGAGGCCTCCCGTGAAGTTCTTACGCTGTGCACATCACGCTCATGCGGCCGGTGacgatggggtcaaaggtcagcgatGATCAGATGAAGGTTATGCTCAGACACAAatcaaatatgatttttttttggttgttgtttctgcacGGTCGAAGCTAAACGGACACATGCACTCTCTGATTTGATTTCCATTTTGGTTTTAAAGCAGCTGGTTCTTTTCTTATTTGTAAAAGCAGGGGGTGCCAAAAACACCTTTTTGCTTTCCCAGCATGCATCTGTCTACTTAATTTAGACGCTAGTTTCAATTTGATGTGTCTGAACATGAATTTGGCATGAAAAGGGAACATCTtttcataataaacataatacCATACTGACCCGGTCATAGTTAGAATGAAAGCACAAGCAACGATAATAAAAACCAGAGAAGTATTCATGTAGACATATCCAGCTGGTAAATGTCTATATTGCAGGTAGATACTTGTACAGACGTTTGGACAGTTATATCAGGGACGGTTCTGTTCAGTTGTGATGAGTTACTGAAGTACTTTTTATGGAAGTTAGTTGTAAGATATGTTCGTTGATAGCAATGTCAGCAAATATCAACAGCGGGACTATTCTACAGTAGAAGAAACAGAACATATACATAACAtgggacaaaaaaagaaagaaaaatacatacaaaaaaataaaccaccaagtaaaaaaaaaaaaaaaaaaaaaaaaaaaagcaacaaaaaggaTCACTTGCTGGTCTGGAAATGATTTAGAAGCCCATAGATGTGGTGGGTTTATACAGTATATCAAtcatatattcatatttgtttcCAAATACTTTCAAACGATGACAGGAAACAGAAGGTTTTACTCACACGACTTCGTACAATTTCATGTCAGAGTCACATTTATATTCTCTTCAACAGACGTACAGAATAGAGACGAAATCCTCGGATTGGATTGAAATCTATGTACATGAAAAAGAGGACCTTCCTGTAAACAGCACACGACAAGTTTCTCCAAAATCTACTGGGGCTTCGTTCACCACTCCCATCCAATCAGAGTGGGACAAAGAAGAAGAGCTCCGCCCCTTTATGTACAGAGGCGGGGGCAGATAGAGGGGGTGGTTGGGGTTGGGGTAGGGGGGTGGAGCTCAGGACGACAAAGCACATCCATCATTCAACTCAACACTAGAAATTAACCTAAACACATATGCCTTCACTTCCTCTTCACGTATTTTTGTggagctttttatttttttggaggtTTTATGTGATTTTGTTTAGACAAAAAGATTAGTACATCTACATTAGCACacgcttgagttttttttttttttttttttttaaatcttctcatatatatttatatatatttaatccGCTATGGTTCACTTTCACAGTTTGTGCTACGACATCACACAGGAAGAGGGCGGGGCATGGACGAAAGGGGCGGAGAAAAGAGGCTTCTAGAAGGTTAAGTAGCTGAACAGGAGGGCGAAGGGGTGGCTGCTGGCATCCGGAGATGTTGACAGACACCAGGCAAACGGTGAAAGGGCCCTGAAACCAGCTGAAAGACACAAAACACAGCCACATGTCAACACCAGACAGTAGTGATAAGTAGATGAGGCGTCACGAAGCGTTTCGACACATTGCCAAACTGTATTGATACTGTGTcgatactgtgtcactgaatactgacacctgctggaccttcAAAATCCCTACAGGCAACCCAGTTGACAGACTCAGCTGACACTGATCTGATGAcctagtacagggtgacacaaaaaaacgggaactttttaacaatccaataaaactaagagtgatggaagaaaaatatttcattcatagtaattgaaaccttaaaacatgccgtttaagaaacaatgatggaattttcattttttttaaaattacagggtgacccaaaaaaaacggtaatttttgaagtgcgtattggcagacatgagcaagtggcagcactgtgagacagtgaccttgagcaagtaaacacccccccattttagtaaccattggcggctgtgcgagaattgttcggtaaccgtgtgatctcaagattcggtaacgttccctggccccctagatcgccgtccgttgtgattttttcttgtggggctatctcaagagtaaagtgtacacgactcgaccaagaactctggatgagttaaaacagagaattcaggatgaaattcacagtatcccagctgagatgttgcagcggtcaatgaggaatctcaacagcagatttcaagaatgcattcatacaggaggacgccatctacaggaagtcatttttaaaaaatgaaaattccatcattgtttcttaaatggcatgttttaaggtttcaattactatgaataaaatatttttcttctatcactcttggttttattggattgttaaaaagttcctgttttgttgtgtcaccctgtatatacaataatataatttaagtcattgtatcttatattgtattatttcatatcttcatttaaatttaaaatatctgatatttttagatacagtcaataaataatgtgaacatggatcataacgtgaaaatctaagtgaacgtgttgtgaatgaggatgcttgtggactggcattttttttttttttttaacaaatttttatttaaaaaaaaaaagtttttccaacGTTTTGAGCTGgatggttaaaaatgaagtaaagaataaattaataggaattaattatcaataaagcaACTGTGAGTCAGTTGTAGAATGGCTGTATATCTGAGTTTgtcctggtggatctggacttCACTCTCATACCTGGCCCTAGAATGCCTCAGCACtgaggaggtgcttttgtttaaacaggaaagttctgtccaacaaatgcgacatttaacctgcagaaaataatatgaatagtaaactaagagtcactttgaaatgaatttgaattcagatagatcaagtggaaactctgagaggaacaggatgaaacaa from Sphaeramia orbicularis chromosome 16, fSphaOr1.1, whole genome shotgun sequence includes these protein-coding regions:
- the prss35 gene encoding inactive serine protease 35, whose protein sequence is MGPIPLCVLVLMTALAVAAAVDNAADDEYTWPQWKVPLVRKRRTVLLSSPDFSAPPQQELSGTCGIECQRRLPAPSLDDVEEFLSYETVYENGTRTFTSVSVQGLNEVVSWSRNTTSPSRQKREVYGTDTRFTISDKQYSTKYPFSTSVKISTGCSGVLVSPKHVLTAAHCIHDGKDYLDGAQKLRVGILKEKSRRGKGGKGRGGRGKGRRRKGEKPQEEAPEQEENNGKGERKGKGKGRKSRSRRSTEVEKPSFRWTRVKKTQVPKGWFKGVSEGLAADYDYAVLELKKAPKVKHMDLGVIPSIKKLPAGRIHFSGFDDDRPGNLVYRFCSVSEESNDLLYQYCDAKPGSSGSGVYIRLKEPGKKKWKRKIIGIFSGHQWVDVTGDGMQQDYNVAVRITPLKYAQICNWVHGDSSECQVA